The genomic segment TGATATCGTCAAATGAAGGAACCCACGTCACTCCATATTCAGCTTCAACTGAAGGTGGCATAAGCGTCAGAGGTCCACAGAGATAAACTTTGAGTCCCATTTTGCGAAAGAGGAGCATGTCTGATCTCGCGACTCGTGAATGGGCAACATCACCGACGATTCCAACCTTGAGGCCTTTGACTCGACCTAGTTTTTCGCGAATGGTGAAAAGATCGAGCAAGGCTTGGGTCGGATGTTCATGCATTCCATCTCCAGCATTGATCACATGTCCTTTTTTTATCAGCTTTGAAGCAAGGAGTGGCGCTCCGGCTTGATTGTGGCGAATGATGAGAATATCGGGATTCATCGCTTCGAGATTCAAAACCGTATCTCCAAAACTCTCCCCTTTTTTCGCCATCGCACTTCCAGAAGTTGAAATATTAATGGTATCGGCAGAGAGACGCTTTCCAGCGATTTCAAAAGAGAGACGCGTTCGTGTTGAATCTTCAAAGAAAGCGTTGATCACGGTGCGACCACGAAGGGTCGGAACTTTTTTAATATCACGTTCTGAAATTTCTCGGAAAGAATCGGCTGTTTGAAAAATAAGGTCTATATCTCTAGAACTGAGATCTCGGATCGATAAGATGTGTCGTGTCGAAAGAGCCATCAAATGTTATATTTTCCTTTTGACGATGACTTTGTTTTCTCCATCAATAGATTCAAGCATCACTTTAATGATCTGATCTGCATCTGTTTTGACTTTTTTCCCAATATAGTCAGCCTGAATCGGAAACTCCCTCCAACCGCGATCAATCATTACCATGAGGCGAATAAATTTTGGGCGACCATAATCAATAAGCGCATCCATCGCCGCACGAATCGTTCGGCCGGTATAGAGCACGTCATCAATCAGAATAATGCCGCGGCCCGTAACTGAAAACGGGAGCTCGGTTGGTTTCACCAGAGGCTGTTCAGCCACTTCTGACAAATCGTCACGATAAAGATTAATATCGAGAACTCCGGTATCAATTGGTTTTTTCTGAACCTTTTCAATCTTTCGCGCAAGCCAATCAGCAAGAGGAACACCGCGCGTGCGGATGCCGACAAGCGCCACTCCATCGGTACCTGCGGCGACAATTTCTTTTGCGATTCGCAGGAGTGCCGCATCCATGTCTTTTACGTTCATTATGAGTTTCTCTTCCACATGGCTCTCCTTGTCATAAAAAAGCCCCCCTCTTTTACGGAGGGAGGCTTTTGCAGTGCTCTGTTCGCGAACTTGATTCATTTGGGGCTGTTTCTGTATAGAAACCCTCTTTTAAAGTCAAATAAAATTCACTGTTCGGCCTGTCTTCCAACCAGATATCTTTTTTGTTGATTTGAGATATCCAACTTTGGTATTCTTTGTTCATGAAAAAAACCTTGTTAACGCTTCCTCCATCTCTTCTCAGTCGCGTTCAGAAACTGAGCCATGCACGGACGAAATCTGAAGCTGTGGTCATTGCCCTCGAAGAATATGTAAAAGATCGGAAGCTCAACCGTTTAATGGACAGAATGGGAAAAGGTTTTGGAACATCCCTCCACGAACTTAAAGTGGGCCGAAAACGGGGATGAAACCACTTCTCGTTGACTCTTCGGCCTGGATTCAGGCTTTTTCACGCAAGCCAGAAAAAAAACTTCAAAACATTTTGCGTGATGCGAAAGATGCCCATCGTCTGTCAACCTGCGGGATTATCTTTTTAGAAGTTGTACGAGGGGGCCGAACTCCTCGAGAATATGAGGAGCTCCAAGAAGAATTTCACTCCATGCATTGGCTCTCTACAGAAGAGGAACATTGGTCAATGGCAACTGATATGGGATTTCAACTTGCAAAAAAAGGCTTTCGGCCCCCATCGACTGATCTCTTAATCGCTTCGCTTGCTATCTCTACAGATTCCGAACTTCTTCACTGTGATCGGCACTTTGACCAAATCGCTCAATTTTTTCCGCTACGAATTGTATCTTCATTATAATATTTTTTTAAAGAACGCCTCTCATCCAATCTCCTGCCAGGCAACTCATGGCTCTCTTCAGCCGATAATGAAGTTAAAGAGGAGCCACATACATGAAGAAAACATTTATCTTGCTGCTATTGACGATTATTGCTCTCAGCTTCACAATAAAAAGTTTAGCATTTACAATACAAACCTTTGAATCCACACAGCATTCAATAGCGCAAGCTATCAGAAAGGGAACTCCATCACTTGAAGAGTGTCAAGAAGAGTATCAAAGAATCCAGGAAGATATGTGGCAAGCTTGGGAATCTTATGATCAATATCTCGAAAATAGTCCCAACCTTGATATGGCACTCAATGATATTCTTCGTCGCGTAGGTGATCTTGAAGTAAGACTGTTTGAATGCCTTGAAAGAAGAAATCAGAGATGGGAAGAGTCTGCTGGTTCCATGACATCTAGTGGGAGCACCATGAGTGGAACAATCGGACGTGGAGGTAGTGTGATCCACACCATTAACATTCGGTTTCATGAACCCATTTGCTCTCATCCGATATCCCGCACGATTCGTGAAGCCTGTCTCGCTGATTGCCAAAGGGCAGTAGAAGAAGCACGAGATCAATTACAATGGTTTAGAACACATCCTGATCCAGAACAGTTTTGGATGGATCACATCGCAAGTTGGGAACAATATAGTCGTGAATTAGCTGCTCGATTACTTGCATGTGAGGGACCTGGAGATAATCCGCCTCCAAATTCAAGGACACCACGTTTCGACACGAAATGAAGAGGAGTGCATGGTAAAAGCGGTTACATTGCTTAAGGCTTATGTGAGTCAACACGTGGAAGCGATGAAAATCTCCAAAAACAACTCCAACAATTTGATCGCAATGGTGATGGTGCGGTTGGGAAGTTCTTATGGGGACAGAAATTTCTCTCTTTTAAAATTTCTCACACAATCACTCTTCCAAACTCGTGCCAGCGGATGCCGCCGTGGTCGTGATCGATTCTGGGGTCAAGTCTTGACATGAGTCATGAAGGAGTTTGAAAGCTGACCAACTTTCTTTTGGAGCTGCTTTTCCCGCTGCAACCTCTCTCTAAAACGCCTTTGAACAGTCGCAACTGCATAAACGGTATTGCAATGTAACCACCTTGCAATCTCCTTTTGTGAAAGTCCCAAAATTTGCCGCAACAGATAACATGCCATAAAATAGGGTTCATTCTCTACTCCCCTCATTCTCTTTCTCAAAGAGGAGACAGGCACATTGTATGCAAAAGCTACATGCTGTAACAGTTCAGTCGGCTTCAATTTTGGTCGAGGAACTCTTATTGCTTTCGAAACTTCCTTTTGATGACGATTGTTATCCATGAAATTTTCATAGATCCACTCTCGAAACCCTCTACTTCCGACAAGAATATTTTCTTCTTCAAGAAGAGAGAGTAAATGTTCCGGGACACCAGCTTGTACAAATTGATTCAACGCACTCAAGGCAGATCGTTTATTTTTTCCAAATCGATCCAAGACTTCAGCTGTGGAAAGCCATTTTGGTCGATATTTTTCTCGAATATAAGCACTATGGCTTGTCCATCGGTGTTCACCAGGATGATTCGTAAGCCCTCCCTTTACAGGATTGAGATGAATATAACGTACAAGTTCCAAGAGATATTCTTCGCTTTCAACTATTCGCGCTTTATATCTCCCTCGAAACAAAGAACCGTCTGAGCCATGAAAATAATTGAAGCGCTGTGTATAGACTCCGTTAATGTGTCGCATCGCCCGCCCCAAGTTTCCTGATGGCGTGTGAATGAGGAGGTGATAGTGATTATCCATTAAAGAATATGCATAAACTTTGAGAGAAAACATTTCTGATGCATCTCCAATAAGGTTGAGAAAAGAGATACGGTCATTTTCCGTAAGAAAGATTTGGCGCTTTCCTTGACCACGATTCATCACATGATGCCAAGCGCCAGGATATTCGATACGAAGAGGTCGTGCCATATGCGCAGCGCTAGAGTATGAACAGGTATTGTGTCAAGAAAACAAAGAGCGTCAAAAGAGGGTCAAGTCTTGACATGAGACATCTTTTCAAATTTCCGGGAGAGAAATTGACTCATGTCAAGACTTGACCCCAATTGACCACCTGATTAACGAATCAATCTTCCAAACTCGTGCCAGCGGATGCCGCCGTATTCATTATCGAGAGAGAGCCAAACAAAGAGAGCTTTTCCCTTCACATTTTTCATCGGTACAAAACCGGTAATGCGACTATCTTCGGAGTTGTCTCGATTATCCCCCATCACAAAAATCGAGTCGGGAGGAACAACAGCTTCGGTCTCCACACGTCCCAGATGCTTGATGTATTGAACCACATAGGAAACACCATCAATGGTCTCTTCATAAAAATCGACATCCTGCCAGCCTCGCACAAAGGGTATCGTTTTTACCAAACCATTTTCCAGACGAAGCAATCTTTTATTCTGAGGATCTTCACTGACAACAAGTTTTTTTCGCTTTAACGTCTCACCGTTGAGCGTCACCTGATCATCCACAATACGAATGCGATCTCCAGGAATTCCGATCACTCGTTTAATAAAATTCCGTCCATCACCAGAGGTGTTTAAATAAACAACCACTTCGCCTCGCTTTGGTGTACGAAACCAATAAGGTCGAATCGTGGTAAAAGGAACTCGCGGACCATACACCAGTTTATTCACAAAAATATGGTCCCCAATCGAGAGCGTCGGAATCATCGATCCCGACGGAATTTTAAACGCTTCAATAAAAATGGCTCGAATCGTTAACGCCGCTAATCCAGCAAGGAGTAAGGCTTCCACTCCTTCACGAAATTTCGTTTTCTTTTTCATCAAAAGCTCCGTTGTTAAGATTTTGTTTTGAGAACACTTCGAAATGCCTCTTGTGGAATTTCTACACTTCCTACCTGCTTCATTCTCTTTTTCCCCTCTTTTTGCTTCTCTAAAAGTTTTCTTTTTCGAGTAATATCACCACCATAACATTTTGCCGTCACATCTTTGCGAAGCGCTTTCACGGTTTCGCGTGCAATGATTTTTCCACCAATAGCAGCTTGAAGCGCAACATCATACATTTGACGCGGAATAAGTTCGCGAAGTTTCTTTGCCAACTCTCGCCCACGATCATAAGCATCGTCACGATGAAGAATCGTGGAAAGAGCATCGACTTTCTCACCATTGATGAACATGTCAAGCTTGACCACAGTTGCAGCACGATACCCTTTCAATTCATAATCGAGTGAAGCATAACCTTGCGAAAGTGATTTCAGTTGATCGTGAAAATCGACCATCATTTCATTAAAGGGCAAAAGGTATTGAAGCATCACCCGTTCACGCCCAAAAAACTCCATCTGCTGCTGCTCACCTCGTCTCTCTTCACAGAGTTTAATAACATTGCCCAAATATTCTTTGGGAAAGTGAAGACTGACAAGCGCTACCGGTTCTCGAATTTCATCAATACTCGAAGGGTCGGGAAGTTTTGCAGGATTATCAACCGCAATTATTTTCCCCTCTTTTGTCACCACTTCATAGACAACCGTGGGAGCGGTTGAAATAAGATCCAGTGTATACTCTCGCTCTAAACGCTCTTGCACAATCTCAAGATGGAGCGATCCCAAAAGACCACATCGAAAACCGAAACCGAGAGCGAGCGATGTTTCCGGCTCAAAGGTAAAAGAAGAATCATTCAATCGAAGTTTTTCGAGAGCATCACGCAAATCTTCATATTGTTTTGAATCGACCGGATAGATTCCTGCAAAAACCATCGGCTTCACTTCTTGAAATCCGCGCAGAGCTTGCGATGCTGGCCTCTCTTTTTCGGTGACAGTATCTCCAATTTTTGCATCACGAATATCTTTGATATTCGCAATCACAAATCCGACTTGACCAGCACTGAGCGCGGGAACTTCAACGGGATGCGGAGAAAAAATTCCGAGCCGCTGAACTTGAAACTCTTTATTCACGTTCATCAGTTTAATCATCATCCCTTTTGCAATGCTTCCATCCATCACGCGCATCAGAGAAATAACCCCTTCGTAACTATCAAACCAACTATCAAAAATCAGTGCGCGCAGCGCTTCATCTGGCTTTCCCGCAGGTGGGGGAAGACGTTCCACAATCGCTTCTAAAAGAGCGGGAATTCCTGCACCCGTTTTTGCGGAAACTAAAACCGCGGTTTCACCATCAATCCCCAATGTTTCTGTAATTTCCTCTTTGACCGCTTCAACATTCGCGCTCGGGAGATCAATTTTATTGATGACTGGAATAATTTCGAGACCACTCGCAATGGCAACAAGAGCATTCGCAATGGTTTGCGCCTGAACCCCCTGCGCAGCATCGACCACCAAAAGAGCCCCTTCACACGCTGAGAGAGAACGAGAGACTTCATAGTGAAAATCGACATGGCCCGGAGTATCAATGAG from the Deltaproteobacteria bacterium RIFCSPHIGHO2_02_FULL_44_16 genome contains:
- a CDS encoding aspartate carbamoyltransferase codes for the protein MALSTRHILSIRDLSSRDIDLIFQTADSFREISERDIKKVPTLRGRTVINAFFEDSTRTRLSFEIAGKRLSADTINISTSGSAMAKKGESFGDTVLNLEAMNPDILIIRHNQAGAPLLASKLIKKGHVINAGDGMHEHPTQALLDLFTIREKLGRVKGLKVGIVGDVAHSRVARSDMLLFRKMGLKVYLCGPLTLMPPSVEAEYGVTWVPSFDDIIPKLDVLIALRIQKERLEEHLFPSLREYARYFGINEKRLKKAKTELLIMHPGPVNRGIELSPDVIDGPRSVILDQVTNGVAIRMAILYLLLGGEGEKGT
- a CDS encoding bifunctional pyr operon transcriptional regulator/uracil phosphoribosyltransferase; this translates as MNVKDMDAALLRIAKEIVAAGTDGVALVGIRTRGVPLADWLARKIEKVQKKPIDTGVLDINLYRDDLSEVAEQPLVKPTELPFSVTGRGIILIDDVLYTGRTIRAAMDALIDYGRPKFIRLMVMIDRGWREFPIQADYIGKKVKTDADQIIKVMLESIDGENKVIVKRKI
- a CDS encoding signal peptidase I, whose amino-acid sequence is MKKKTKFREGVEALLLAGLAALTIRAIFIEAFKIPSGSMIPTLSIGDHIFVNKLVYGPRVPFTTIRPYWFRTPKRGEVVVYLNTSGDGRNFIKRVIGIPGDRIRIVDDQVTLNGETLKRKKLVVSEDPQNKRLLRLENGLVKTIPFVRGWQDVDFYEETIDGVSYVVQYIKHLGRVETEAVVPPDSIFVMGDNRDNSEDSRITGFVPMKNVKGKALFVWLSLDNEYGGIRWHEFGRLIR
- a CDS encoding elongation factor 4, whose amino-acid sequence is MSVQSHIRNFCIIAHIDHGKSTLADRILDATGALSVRERREQFLDKMDLERERGITIKAQSVALTYKNLKGETFQFNLIDTPGHVDFHYEVSRSLSACEGALLVVDAAQGVQAQTIANALVAIASGLEIIPVINKIDLPSANVEAVKEEITETLGIDGETAVLVSAKTGAGIPALLEAIVERLPPPAGKPDEALRALIFDSWFDSYEGVISLMRVMDGSIAKGMMIKLMNVNKEFQVQRLGIFSPHPVEVPALSAGQVGFVIANIKDIRDAKIGDTVTEKERPASQALRGFQEVKPMVFAGIYPVDSKQYEDLRDALEKLRLNDSSFTFEPETSLALGFGFRCGLLGSLHLEIVQERLEREYTLDLISTAPTVVYEVVTKEGKIIAVDNPAKLPDPSSIDEIREPVALVSLHFPKEYLGNVIKLCEERRGEQQQMEFFGRERVMLQYLLPFNEMMVDFHDQLKSLSQGYASLDYELKGYRAATVVKLDMFINGEKVDALSTILHRDDAYDRGRELAKKLRELIPRQMYDVALQAAIGGKIIARETVKALRKDVTAKCYGGDITRKRKLLEKQKEGKKRMKQVGSVEIPQEAFRSVLKTKS